In a single window of the Gemmatimonadota bacterium genome:
- a CDS encoding YtxH domain-containing protein, giving the protein MEYDHETQVINFISGLLLGAVIGAGVALLAAPQSGRRTRRRIQKTAVTLRDSATDHWDDLADDVKGKVDDAIEGARKRFAG; this is encoded by the coding sequence ATGGAATACGATCACGAGACGCAGGTCATCAACTTCATTTCGGGACTGCTGCTCGGAGCAGTCATTGGCGCCGGCGTTGCTCTGCTCGCAGCTCCGCAGTCGGGCCGCCGCACGCGCCGGCGCATCCAGAAGACTGCCGTCACCCTCCGCGATTCCGCGACCGACCACTGGGACGACCTCGCCGACGACGTGAAAGGCAAGGTCGACGACGCGATCGAAGGGGCCAGGAAGCGCTTCGCCGGCTAG